The following are from one region of the Cloacibacterium normanense genome:
- the rpmA gene encoding 50S ribosomal protein L27 has protein sequence MAHKKGVGSSKNGRESHSKRLGVKIFGGQSAIAGNIIVRQRGTQHHPGENVGMGKDHTLHALVDGKVVFTKKANNRSFVSVEPNA, from the coding sequence ATGGCACACAAGAAAGGAGTTGGTAGTTCCAAAAACGGTAGAGAATCTCACTCTAAAAGATTAGGTGTGAAGATTTTCGGTGGACAAAGCGCTATTGCTGGTAATATTATTGTAAGACAAAGAGGTACACAACACCACCCAGGTGAAAACGTGGGAATGGGTAAAGACCACACTTTGCATGCATTAGTAGACGGTAAAGTAGTTTTTACTAAGAAAGCAAACAACAGATCTTTTGTATCTGTAGAACCAAACGCATAA
- a CDS encoding T9SS type A sorting domain-containing protein, whose product MKKILSVFTLILFLSSNAQTKILFDATKAEMAGNADWVIDADSKSGGESNPQRIPTPAQSGITASTSETYWNGGISAWAIDLVKQGYYVETLPRTGGVISYGNPNNDQDLSNYKVFIVTEPNSQFTMAEKDAIINFVKNGGGLYMIADHDNSDRNGDGWDSPAIWNDLVSTNSVVANPFGITFDVVTFSQTTTNFANIPSNTILNGSAGTPRAMQFSAGASMTLNKTANPSVQGLVFKTGASTTGTTNVMFATATYGAGKVCALGDSSVPDDGTGDTGDNLYDGYFADASGNHRPLLINSVIWLATSSGLATDDIMKPELSVNIYPNPSSDFVYVQSKTSEKYHLTLMDSSGKVLQSIPNTDKISITSYPKGIYYLVIKNDKGFKNFKVEKK is encoded by the coding sequence ATGAAAAAAATATTATCCGTTTTTACCTTAATTTTATTTTTATCAAGCAATGCCCAAACCAAAATTTTATTTGATGCCACAAAAGCCGAAATGGCAGGAAACGCAGATTGGGTAATTGATGCAGATTCTAAATCTGGTGGAGAATCTAATCCACAAAGAATTCCTACTCCCGCACAAAGCGGAATTACCGCTTCTACCTCAGAAACTTATTGGAACGGTGGAATAAGTGCGTGGGCAATTGATTTAGTAAAACAAGGATACTACGTAGAAACACTCCCAAGAACAGGAGGTGTAATTTCTTATGGAAATCCAAATAACGACCAAGATTTATCTAATTACAAAGTATTTATCGTTACCGAGCCAAATAGCCAATTTACGATGGCAGAAAAAGACGCTATTATTAATTTCGTGAAAAACGGAGGCGGACTTTATATGATTGCCGACCATGACAATAGCGATAGAAATGGTGACGGTTGGGATTCTCCAGCTATTTGGAATGATTTAGTTTCTACCAATTCTGTAGTTGCCAATCCTTTCGGAATTACCTTTGACGTAGTGACTTTTTCACAAACCACTACTAATTTTGCAAATATTCCTTCTAATACTATTTTAAATGGAAGCGCTGGAACTCCTAGAGCTATGCAGTTTTCTGCGGGCGCAAGTATGACGCTTAATAAAACCGCTAATCCTTCTGTTCAAGGTTTGGTTTTTAAAACGGGAGCTTCAACCACAGGAACCACTAATGTAATGTTTGCTACTGCAACTTACGGAGCTGGAAAAGTTTGTGCATTAGGAGACAGTTCCGTTCCTGATGATGGAACAGGAGACACTGGAGACAATTTATATGATGGCTATTTTGCAGATGCTTCGGGAAATCATAGACCTCTTTTAATTAATTCTGTAATTTGGTTGGCTACCTCTTCAGGATTAGCCACAGATGACATTATGAAACCAGAACTTTCGGTAAATATTTACCCTAATCCAAGTAGTGATTTTGTGTATGTACAGAGCAAAACCTCAGAAAAATATCACTTAACCTTAATGGACTCCTCTGGAAAAGTTTTGCAAAGTATTCCTAATACAGACAAGATTAGCATAACTTCTTATCCTAAAGGAATTTACTACTTGGTCATCAAAAACGATAAAGGTTTTAAAAACTTTAAAGTCGAAAAAAAATAA